In the genome of Myroides phaeus, one region contains:
- a CDS encoding prephenate dehydrogenase produces MTKTIGFVGIGLIGGSMALDLKTKGFANKVIGFDASPTNAEKALELSIIDEIVSLDELLQQSDIVVMATPVNVTIELMAYALDNIREGTYIMDVGSTKSLLSKKIDEHPNRGAFVATHPMAGTEYSGPEAAFKGLFKERVAIICNPEKSSPKALNQISELYYHLDTRLILMDANSHDEHVGYVSHLSHAISYALAVAVLDKEKDDTAIFNLAAGGFASTVRLAKSSVDMWLPIFEQNTEHILPILDIYLEKLNMFKTYLENKDTAQLAGFIKEANRIKDKLKK; encoded by the coding sequence ATGACAAAAACAATAGGTTTTGTAGGAATTGGTTTGATTGGGGGATCAATGGCCTTAGACTTAAAAACAAAAGGTTTTGCTAACAAAGTAATTGGTTTTGATGCATCACCAACAAATGCAGAAAAAGCATTAGAACTAAGTATAATAGACGAAATAGTTTCATTAGATGAATTATTACAACAGTCAGATATTGTAGTAATGGCTACCCCTGTGAATGTAACAATTGAATTGATGGCTTATGCTTTGGACAATATTAGAGAGGGTACATATATTATGGATGTTGGATCTACAAAATCCTTATTATCTAAAAAGATAGATGAACATCCTAATAGGGGGGCTTTTGTAGCGACACACCCTATGGCAGGAACAGAGTATAGTGGGCCAGAGGCTGCTTTTAAGGGATTGTTTAAAGAAAGAGTAGCAATTATCTGTAATCCTGAGAAATCTTCTCCTAAAGCATTAAATCAGATTTCTGAGTTATATTATCATTTAGATACGCGTTTGATTTTAATGGATGCAAATTCACACGATGAACACGTTGGTTATGTGTCTCATTTATCACATGCAATATCTTATGCTTTGGCGGTAGCAGTATTAGATAAAGAAAAAGATGATACGGCTATATTTAATTTGGCAGCAGGAGGATTTGCTTCAACAGTCCGACTTGCTAAAAGTTCTGTTGATATGTGGTTACCTATTTTTGAACAAAATACAGAGCATATTTTACCTATTTTAGATATTTATTTAGAGAAGTTAAATATGTTTAAAACTTATTTAGAAAATAAAGATACAGCTCAATTAGCTGGGTTTATCAAAGAAGCTAATCGTATAAAAGATAAATTAAAAAAATAA